One window of Kryptolebias marmoratus isolate JLee-2015 linkage group LG3, ASM164957v2, whole genome shotgun sequence genomic DNA carries:
- the coq7 gene encoding 5-demethoxyubiquinone hydroxylase, mitochondrial isoform X2, whose amino-acid sequence MQRAAHVASCSWPQIVKPAMIRHSLKCRAPLQHSSRAYSVVPPPRDDDERDAVHRMLRVDHAGEYGANRIYAGQMAVLGRSRTGPLIQMWDQEKKHLAKFNEILAENRVRPTALLPFWNIAGFVLGASSALLGKEGAMACTVAVEESISEHYNSQIRALMENDPERYFELLQVIKEFRDDEMDHHDTGLEHEAESAPGYWLLKNVIQLGCKAAIYASQRV is encoded by the exons ATGCAGAGAGCTGCACACGTAGCTTCTTGCAGTTGGCCTCAGATTGTCAAACCAGCGATGATTCGCCACAGTTTAAAATGCAGAG CCCCCCTTCAGCACAGCTCTCGCGCTTACAGCGTCGTCCCGCCGCCGCGCGACGACGATGAGAGGGATGCGGTGCACCGGATGCTGCGCGTGGACCACGCGGGGGAATACGGCGCTAACCGCATCTACGCCGGCCAGATGGCGGTGTTGGGCCGGTCCAGGACCGGGCCTCTCATCCAA atgtgggatcaagaaaagaaacatttagcCAAATTCAATGAAATCCTCGCAGAGAACAGAGTTCGGCCCACAGCCCTGCTGCCTTTCTGGAACATCGCTGGCTTTGTTTTAG GGGCGTCCTCTGCCCTGCTGGGAAAGGAGGGGGCCATGGCGTGCACGGTGGCTGTGGAGGAGAGCATCTCTGAACATTACAACAGCCAGATAAGAGCCCTGATGGAGAACGATCCGGAGAGATACTTTGAACTGTTACAG GTGATAAAAGAGTTTCGAGACGATGAGATGGATCATCACGATACCGGACTGGAGCACGAAGCTGAAtca gcaCCTGGATACTGGCTGCTAAAAAATGTGATCCAACTGGGCTGCAAAGCTGCCATATATGCTTCTCAACGGGTCTAA
- the coq7 gene encoding 5-demethoxyubiquinone hydroxylase, mitochondrial isoform X1 — MQRAAHVASCSWPQIVKPAMIRHSLKCRAPLQHSSRAYSVVPPPRDDDERDAVHRMLRVDHAGEYGANRIYAGQMAVLGRSRTGPLIQQMWDQEKKHLAKFNEILAENRVRPTALLPFWNIAGFVLGASSALLGKEGAMACTVAVEESISEHYNSQIRALMENDPERYFELLQVIKEFRDDEMDHHDTGLEHEAESAPGYWLLKNVIQLGCKAAIYASQRV; from the exons ATGCAGAGAGCTGCACACGTAGCTTCTTGCAGTTGGCCTCAGATTGTCAAACCAGCGATGATTCGCCACAGTTTAAAATGCAGAG CCCCCCTTCAGCACAGCTCTCGCGCTTACAGCGTCGTCCCGCCGCCGCGCGACGACGATGAGAGGGATGCGGTGCACCGGATGCTGCGCGTGGACCACGCGGGGGAATACGGCGCTAACCGCATCTACGCCGGCCAGATGGCGGTGTTGGGCCGGTCCAGGACCGGGCCTCTCATCCAA cagatgtgggatcaagaaaagaaacatttagcCAAATTCAATGAAATCCTCGCAGAGAACAGAGTTCGGCCCACAGCCCTGCTGCCTTTCTGGAACATCGCTGGCTTTGTTTTAG GGGCGTCCTCTGCCCTGCTGGGAAAGGAGGGGGCCATGGCGTGCACGGTGGCTGTGGAGGAGAGCATCTCTGAACATTACAACAGCCAGATAAGAGCCCTGATGGAGAACGATCCGGAGAGATACTTTGAACTGTTACAG GTGATAAAAGAGTTTCGAGACGATGAGATGGATCATCACGATACCGGACTGGAGCACGAAGCTGAAtca gcaCCTGGATACTGGCTGCTAAAAAATGTGATCCAACTGGGCTGCAAAGCTGCCATATATGCTTCTCAACGGGTCTAA